The following are from one region of the Aquirufa lenticrescens genome:
- a CDS encoding aminotransferase class IV yields MAYPIYYKGAWQDPEQVTVSVKDVGFLRGFGIFDFFRIMDGHPIFMSDHLDRFLSSASKMGLSHSYSKESLAALINEIAALSVDPCLGVKLVLTAGFSLNGFDPIGESELYIFPGVFSFAEPTAGMRLMSREYKREMADIKSLNYAYALREMPAVRAAGGDDLIYHTPEFGVSESSRSNLFYVKDGVIHTPADHILEGITRKMVIALASSVYEVRVGKCTLADFMNADEVFTTGSTKRVLPIFSIDGKQIGDGKRGEVTERLYQLLLVNEK; encoded by the coding sequence ATGGCATATCCCATTTATTATAAAGGTGCTTGGCAAGATCCTGAACAGGTGACTGTGTCGGTTAAGGATGTCGGTTTCTTACGTGGTTTTGGCATCTTCGATTTCTTCCGTATTATGGATGGGCATCCCATCTTTATGTCCGATCATTTGGATCGTTTTTTGAGTTCGGCTTCGAAAATGGGTTTGTCACATAGTTACTCGAAGGAATCGCTGGCTGCGTTAATTAATGAGATCGCGGCGCTTTCCGTCGATCCTTGTCTAGGAGTGAAATTGGTTTTAACGGCCGGCTTCAGTTTAAATGGATTTGATCCGATAGGGGAATCTGAATTGTATATTTTTCCTGGGGTTTTCTCTTTTGCAGAGCCTACCGCCGGTATGCGTTTAATGAGTCGAGAATACAAGCGTGAAATGGCGGATATCAAATCACTGAATTATGCCTACGCTTTAAGGGAAATGCCAGCGGTTCGTGCCGCCGGAGGCGATGATTTGATTTACCATACTCCTGAGTTTGGTGTCTCAGAGTCCTCGCGGTCTAATTTGTTTTACGTCAAAGACGGAGTCATTCATACGCCTGCAGATCATATTTTAGAGGGTATTACCCGTAAAATGGTGATTGCCTTAGCTTCCTCGGTTTACGAAGTTCGAGTGGGTAAATGTACTTTAGCAGATTTTATGAACGCTGATGAAGTCTTCACCACCGGGAGTACAAAGCGCGTCTTGCCTATTTTCTCCATTGATGGAAAACAGATAGGAGATGGGAAAAGGGGTGAGGTGACGGAGAGGCTGTATCAGCTTTTGCTAGTAAATGAGAAATGA
- the mog gene encoding molybdopterin adenylyltransferase has product MIKIGVINVSDRASAGIYEDIPGKAVVELLKEYLESDFEVVYAVVPDEQDQLEAKMIEMSEEVCLLVTTGGTGPALRDVTPEATEAVCQKMMPGFGELMRSVSLQYVPTAILSRQTAGIRNQTLILNLPGKPKAIRQCLEAVFPAIPYCIDLIGGPFLVCREENMKAFRPK; this is encoded by the coding sequence ATGATCAAAATAGGCGTAATTAATGTGTCTGACCGGGCTAGCGCGGGTATCTACGAAGATATTCCAGGCAAGGCCGTAGTGGAATTATTAAAAGAATACCTGGAATCCGATTTTGAGGTAGTATACGCCGTCGTACCTGACGAACAAGATCAACTCGAGGCCAAGATGATCGAAATGTCTGAGGAAGTTTGCCTATTGGTAACAACAGGTGGAACTGGCCCCGCTTTACGCGATGTCACTCCTGAAGCAACTGAGGCAGTATGTCAAAAGATGATGCCAGGTTTCGGGGAATTAATGCGCTCTGTAAGCTTGCAATACGTTCCTACCGCGATCCTTAGCCGTCAAACAGCGGGCATTCGCAACCAAACCTTAATCTTGAATTTACCAGGAAAACCAAAAGCCATTAGACAATGCTTAGAGGCTGTTTTCCCAGCGATTCCTTATTGCATCGATCTAATTGGTGGACCTTTTTTAGTGTGTAGGGAGGAGAATATGAAGGCTTTTAGGCCAAAATAA